A segment of the Manihot esculenta cultivar AM560-2 chromosome 13, M.esculenta_v8, whole genome shotgun sequence genome:
ataataataatattaacacTAAACAGTAAATTTTCTAAATTACCTTCAATTGCTCCTTACAATCTTAAATCTACGCAGTTATTAAACAGTAATATTTGTACCTcttgttttaattattaatttagcaTTTGTATTGTTGTGAACCTTTTCTCATTGACGATATGAGAGAGAATTTAGGAAATTACTGGTTTAAAagaatcaataaataaattaaaatttttccatTTTTCTATTGGGAAAaacaatatgattttttttcttcaaatcaaTTCATTTATGATACCATAAAATTAGGGATGATAATAGATATGGTATTTCCAAATATCTAATCAAATCTTAGTAAGATCCATTTGTAATAGATTTTGGTCGGAGCTGTATTTGAAGAttatcctaatttgtttgcataaataattaatttaaaatgtaaaaatatatttttaaaataatgtttataaatttttagaattaaattattaatgaaaaattataatttttatatagattgtgaactaaaatatataaaattgtatAAATTCAGATATATTCGTATACTAACAATGGGTTGAAAATAGATTTGAAGATGAAATTGAGTGAGATTATTATTTGAATTATGATGATTTCAAGAGTATCCAATTAATTATCATTTCTATATAAATATAGACTCTATTTTTCGATTGAGAAGTATATTATATATCAAAATACTTACATAATGAAATATTTGTTGAGAACTTTTTGTTTTTAATGGAAAGATAATAAGTTGTGATTATAAAAAAAaggtattttcaaaatttagtaATTGAAAGGGCATAGACTAAAGCAATTCCAAATAAGGACAGAATTGAAATCCACACTTTTGGATATGGATAATGGGAGTCTCATATTTAGCAGCAATCATGGAACGCAAACTGCTCCATAATTTATTGaactattgataaaaaaaattctaaatatttactattttttatatttatattatatccttaaaatttttaatgataaaattaatcttttcaCATTTATCTTTGTCTTAAtccattttaatgaaaaaatttttaGTCCGCATATCACACCACatagaattatttttaaagacctcaaaatatttatattaattcatatttaaaatatttatattaatttttacctCGTATACTATAAATTTTTTGATCGTGATTAAAACAGATAGCTAAAATTGAGATAAGAATTGACTTTATTGTTGATGACctaatttattcaattaaacAATTTCAATTCTTTGGTAAACTTTACCCACCCAAGTTCATCATTTTTCTATCATAGAGAGtaatattgatgtggatgattATCAGTTAATCATGCACCAAGTCAAGCCCTACAAGCCAAAAGTATCAGGGCTCTTGTTCATCATTGTGTAAATAAAGTAAAGTAAAGGgcaaaacaaaacagaaaaaagaTATAAAGTATTTTCAAtggactaaaaataaagaacctCAAGATACCTTGGTTAGCTTTATAACAATGTTTAGTTAGAGTAAATCAACCCAGTTCTCAAAAGTTGAATTTATTCAACTTATctgattgaaattttatttttcaaaagtaAATAAAACCGTTGGTACCATCCTCctaaacataaattttattcatGTTTCTGCCAAAATTTATAGGGAGATTATCCTTGTACAGAAAATTTATTCTTATACTTCTTATGAAGATTGCTAGGTAAGGTAAAAAGAggaatttcatttttctttccgAGCGGATCTTCATCTCTAATTTCAACTActattttccttttcctttttctctctctccctctgcaACTCTATTCAAAATCTCACAATagaaatttcttaaatttgACTTCGGTGTTGAAGGTCTTCAACAGACATCCGATAGACTTTTGACCCTTTCTCTCAATTTTGCAAATCTTTAAATCAAAATCGTGTTTTATAGGACCATGTCATCATGTTCTATTATTGTGATATATAGAATATTGTAGAAAATGGCAAAAAGAAAGAGAGCTGCAGTAACAAATTGCTAGGAAACACCCTAAAAGCTCTAGCACAGCCACCGCTTCTATTTCTCGATCTCTTGTTACTTTAATTTCAGAAGCTGTATTTTCAGGTTgatcaataaaacatttcatttcaTGAGCAAAGAAATTACACTACAAGCCAAAAATTTAGGGAGAATTACCTTCCAATTTCGGAGGGGCAACTTGTTTTACCTTGAACCAGAAAATCCCTTTATATTTCCAGCAAATTTTGTATTGGTTTCTTACCATGGTCCTTCTTCAGGGTAATCAAACGGCGTCTCCACCACCGTTTTGGAATCTAGCAAGTCAGGGTGCACGAACCCATATTTCCTCAGCACCTGGTTATCGGCGAAATTCAAGGCTCTCACCATTCCGTTCCAGCAACTGTCTCCTTCGTACATCTTGTTGTGATCTCCAGAACACGGCTGACACCCAGTGAAATGCGTTATAAACGGTCTCCTCCAGCTCCCTTTCCCGTTCCCTGCTTCCTTCAAATGCGCCTCCCTAAATGCACCGTATTGCTCACTCACCTTCTCCGCGTGTCTCCTCCTTAATTTCCCGtcttctctctctatctctgtgTATCTCTCGGTTATGTTATTATATGTCGGCACTATCTCTAACCAATACCCCTCCAAGTAATACTCTCCTTCTAGATAAATCTTGTCTGTTAAACTCTTGTCTTTGTACAGCAGATAAATCAGAGCCGATTGATCGTCTGACTCCGGGAACAGCTTGTCTTTGAATAAGGAACGTTGAATCTGGCCCCACTTATCGTAATCCGGGCTCATTGGGCCCATCTTGGCCCACTTGTCCATGAAATCCATAGACCACTGACAGTTTCTGATCAGGAATACACCGGCGTTCAACGCAGTCCAGCTCTTCTCCTCGTATATCAACTTCGCCCAGCCGTGGATCACCAGGTTGTGGTTCTTGTAATCGTAACGGCGTAGCGGGAGTTTGTATTCCATGTCGGTGAATAACGCGTCCGAGTCCACCCACCAGATCCACTCTGCCTCTGGGTGAGCCAGCATCGCT
Coding sequences within it:
- the LOC110630251 gene encoding putative glycosyltransferase 7; the protein is MLAPEQLSSPKSHSSPMAKQLFRNNNKSSSCFSDVFLYLGGALLAFLLLWSLWSYASPDVAGNLGHNVTDSNFKLDSSSKSCVQEHPAVDLRYDPPDTTFYDDPALRYSIEQPMKDWDQKRNEWLKHHPSFAPGARDRVVMVTGSQTRPCRNPIGDHLLLRFFKNKVDYCRLHGYDIFYNNVLLHPKMHTFWAKLPMVKAAMLAHPEAEWIWWVDSDALFTDMEYKLPLRRYDYKNHNLVIHGWAKLIYEEKSWTALNAGVFLIRNCQWSMDFMDKWAKMGPMSPDYDKWGQIQRSLFKDKLFPESDDQSALIYLLYKDKSLTDKIYLEGEYYLEGYWLEIVPTYNNITERYTEIEREDGKLRRRHAEKVSEQYGAFREAHLKEAGNGKGSWRRPFITHFTGCQPCSGDHNKMYEGDSCWNGMVRALNFADNQVLRKYGFVHPDLLDSKTVVETPFDYPEEGPW